DNA sequence from the Candidatus Cloacimonadota bacterium genome:
AATTTCCAGCCTTCGGAACTGGCAAAACTTGTTACGATCCTGTTTGTGGCTAAACTTATCTCCAAACCATATATCACAGAATGGCAGATATTGCTTCGTTCTTTTGCAGTCGTTCTCCTACCCGTGATCCTCATTCTTCTCGAACCTGATCTGGGAACAGCCCTGACCTTGATGATCAGTTTATTCGCGATGTTATTGTTTTCCGGTTTACCTGTTTTCTTTCTAATTTTGATCATCAGTCCGGTCTTGAGCATTATCACTTCATTCTCTTTGCCAGTATTTTTAATTTATATTTTAATATTATTGTTTTTACTTTATAAAACTCGTTTATCTCTTGTTGCTATTGGCTTTGCCGGAGTTTTGAATGCTTTTATATTTTTCATAACTCCTGTTATCTGGAATGGTCTGAAAACATATCAGCAAAACAGGATATTGTCATTTATCGATCCCATGCGTGATCCCCTTGGAGCAGGTTATCAGATCATCCAGTCAAAAATAGCGATCGGTTCGGGAAATATCTTTGGAAAAGGCTTTTTAATGGGAACGCAAAAGAACCTGAATTTCCTTCCTGAACACCATACAG
Encoded proteins:
- a CDS encoding rod shape-determining protein RodA — its product is IWVFISLLFLFVLLKLPMPVIDLMIIPVYIITIIFLILVLFLPEIKGSHRWIFLGPVNFQPSELAKLVTILFVAKLISKPYITEWQILLRSFAVVLLPVILILLEPDLGTALTLMISLFAMLLFSGLPVFFLILIISPVLSIITSFSLPVFLIYILILLFLLYKTRLSLVAIGFAGVLNAFIFFITPVIWNGLKTYQQNRILSFIDPMRDPLGAGYQIIQSKIAIGSGNIFGKGFLMGTQKNLNFLPEHHTDFIFSVIGEEFGFFGCLIILVLFFVFLMRMMKGINKLKRPGMKYAGMGILSYLTFQVFVNIGMNIGIVPTTGIPLPFISYGGSNLLINVISVGIILKYLKERSIFE